The sequence ACAGAGCAGTGGAAATGATGAGGGATAGATTAAAAGCTAATGCTGTTCCTATTCAAATCCCAATCGGAGCAGAAGACACATTTGTAGGAATGGTTGATCTAGTTGAGATGAAAGCTATCATCTATAAAGATGATTTAGGTAAACAAGCAGATATTACAGAAATTCCTGCAGAATTACAAGAAACCGCAAATAAGTACAGGGAGCAACTTCTTGAAGCAGTAGCAGAAACTAGCGAAGAGTTAATGATGAAATACCTTGAAGGTGAAGAGTTAACAGTAGAAGAAATTAAAGCTGCTATCAGAAAGGGAACCTGTGCAACCACTTTAGTTCCAGTTCTTTGTGGTTCATCTTATAAAAACAAAGGGGTTCCTGTATTACTCGATGCAGTAGTCGATTATTTACCATCACCTTTAGATATCCCTGCAATTAAAGGGGTAGATCTACAAACTGGTGAAGAAATCGAAAGGATAGCAGGAGATGACCAACCTTTCTCTGCTTTAGCTTTTAAAATCATGAGTGACCCTTATGTAGGTAAACTAGCTTTCTTTAGGGTATACTCTGGTGTACTGAAATCAGGCTCATATGTTTTTAACTCTACAAAAGGTAAAAAAGAGAGAATTGGTCGTCTATTACAGATGCATGCTAACCACAGAGAAGAAATTACTGAAGTATTCACAGGGGATATAGCTGCAGCAGTAGGATTAAAAGACACAACTACTGGTGACACTTTATGTGATGAAAATAAACCTGTAGTTCTTGAGTCAATGGTATTCCCAGAGCCAGTTATTTCAGTAGCTATAGAACCTGAGACTAAGGCTGACCAAGAAAAGATGGGTATTGCTTTACAAAAACTTGCTGAAGAGGATCCTACTTTTAGAACAAGAACCGATGAAGAAACTGGTCAGGTAATAATCTCCGGTATGGGTGAGCTTCACTTAGATATCATCGTTGACCGTCTAAAAAGGGAATTTAAAGTTCAAGCAAAAGTAGGTAACCCACAAGTTGCTTACAAAGAAACTATCACGAAAACTGTCAAAGCTGAAGGTAAATTCATTCGTCAGTCTGGTGGTAGAGGTCAGTACGGTCACGTCTGGATTGAGCTTTCTCCAAGAGAACCAGGTGAAGGTTACTTATTCGAAAATAAAATTGTCGGTGGTGTAGTGCCAAAAGAATACATCGGTCCAGTAGATCAAGGTATTCAAGAAGCTGCTAAAACAGGTGTTTTAGCTGGTTATCCGGTACTCGACTTTAAAGCGACATTGTTTGATGGTTCTTACCATGATGTTGACTCTTCAGAAATGGCATTTAAAGTAGCTGGTTCTATGGCATTTAAAGAAGCTATGAAAAAAGCAGATCCAGTACTCCTTGAACCGGTTATGAAGGTTGAAGTAACTGTACCTGAAGAGTACATGGGAGATGTAATGGGAGATATTAACTCTAGAAGGGGTAGAATTGAAGGTATGGAAAGTAGAGCAGGTGCTCAGGTAATTAGAGCCCTTGTACCGTTGGCATCTATGTTTGGTTATGCAACAGATCTTCGTTCTAGAACCCAAGGTAGAGGAGTTTATTCAATGGAGTTTTCCCACTATGAGCCAGTTCCAAGAAACATTGCAGAAGAAATTATGGCAAAAGGTAAGTAATTTTGGGTTATTCCCAATGTAAATACTAATAAAAATAAGGTTTAAAAAGGAGGATAATAAAATGGCAAA is a genomic window of Anaerobranca gottschalkii DSM 13577 containing:
- the fusA gene encoding elongation factor G, with the translated sequence MPRQFPLERTRNIGIMAHIDAGKTTTTERILFYTGRVHKIGEVHEGAATMDWMVQEQERGITITSAATTAQWKNHRINIIDTPGHVDFTVEVERSLRVLDGAVGVFCAKGGVEPQSETVWRQADKYGVPRIAYVNKMDIIGADFYRAVEMMRDRLKANAVPIQIPIGAEDTFVGMVDLVEMKAIIYKDDLGKQADITEIPAELQETANKYREQLLEAVAETSEELMMKYLEGEELTVEEIKAAIRKGTCATTLVPVLCGSSYKNKGVPVLLDAVVDYLPSPLDIPAIKGVDLQTGEEIERIAGDDQPFSALAFKIMSDPYVGKLAFFRVYSGVLKSGSYVFNSTKGKKERIGRLLQMHANHREEITEVFTGDIAAAVGLKDTTTGDTLCDENKPVVLESMVFPEPVISVAIEPETKADQEKMGIALQKLAEEDPTFRTRTDEETGQVIISGMGELHLDIIVDRLKREFKVQAKVGNPQVAYKETITKTVKAEGKFIRQSGGRGQYGHVWIELSPREPGEGYLFENKIVGGVVPKEYIGPVDQGIQEAAKTGVLAGYPVLDFKATLFDGSYHDVDSSEMAFKVAGSMAFKEAMKKADPVLLEPVMKVEVTVPEEYMGDVMGDINSRRGRIEGMESRAGAQVIRALVPLASMFGYATDLRSRTQGRGVYSMEFSHYEPVPRNIAEEIMAKGK